The genomic interval TGCGATAAAAATCTACAACAACTAAAGAATTCCTTTCTTTGGCTGTATCAAGAATTTTGAAGAATTCCTCATCAGTATAAAACTCtcttaacacattcaactgGACAAAGATCATCGTCTTCATCAGACAATTCTCCCTGATTTTCATCAGCCACTCTGATTTTCTTCATAGCACGGAACCCATGGCAAAACTTTGAAACTTCCCAACCTGTAATTTTCATTCTAGGGCATAATCTGAAATGTGTTCTATCAGGGAATGAGATGGGAATTTCATATGGACTTCTGATGATTGGTTTTGATCCAAAATTTAATGAGGCCTCAGCCTTGCTATAAAGAACAATCTGTCTTTGCATCAGAGAAAATGGCAATTGGCAAACCTCCAAAAACAACAATGCTATTAAACCTCCATTAGTGTATATTATGATTATTAGCATAACTAGCTCAACAAGAACTATTCCATTAGCAGCTGAACTAGAACTGAACCCGAATATGATTAGCGAACACTGAACAACTGACAGTTAACGATGGAAGACTCCAAATGCAGAGACATGAACTAAAAGCTGATTAGAACTTGGCTTACCTCAGAAACTTGAGGATCCTGTTTGCCATATTTCAACTCTGAAAATGCTACGAATCACACGAGGACACGACACCACTATATCAGCTATCTCCAACTGACACTCGTTTAGTTTCTTAATCATTGCATCCACTGGGGGACCAAAGCCCAATAAAACATAACCTGGGCCGTGCTCAGCTGAGGCGAGCCCAGGGTCTGTGACGTCAGACAAGAAACCAGGAAATTCATGGGGCGTGGTTGGTATGCGTGGCTGATCCGTCATCTCATCTCTGCTTAATCCACATTTAGTTCGCGCTTGATTTATATATACCGCTATTAAATTCCATTTTTGTATCGCCGAAACCAACCAACCCACCCAGAGTGGACCAGTTATATCAAAACGACGTAGTTTTTGCTGTTGTCGTTGTCGTCGTCGTcgaagaagaagcagagatGGGGAGCAAGGATGAGCTGAAGTCGGAGGCTCTGCTGGAGCAGATGAAACAGCACCTCGCCACCGACAAGAAGATCGGCCTCGTTTACCAGATCAACATCGCCCCCAAGGTAATATAAATCAAACAATCAGGGCTTTTTCCACCGTGTGATTTCCATTGTAAAGTCTGATCCTGACAGTTTGATTATGCAGAAAATTGGGTTCAATCAGGTGATTTACACCATTGATCTGAAGAGAGGGGAGGTCAAGAAAGGTTATAGAGTTATTCCGATTTTAATGGATTTGGCCTGTTTTGTTTGGGTAGTAAGTGAAGAATTCGATAGTAAATTGAAGGGGTGGGAATGTGAGTTTTTTCAGGTGCGTATGAAGGAGGAAAGGCGGATGCGGCGTTTTCGTTCAAGGATGATGATTTCGTGAAGATAGCGCTGGGGAAGATGAATCCTCAGATTGCTTTCATGAGGGGAGGTAAGGGCAGCATGAGTGCCGCTACCAAATTCACTCCCGACATTTTCCCCAAGCCTTCCAAGATGTGACTTGCATTTGTATCAGTTGCATTAGGAAAGAAGAGGGCTTTATTTACTTGAATCATAGGTAGAAATCCATTAGACCAAATCACCATACTGTTTCAATAAGCTGGAACTGCTTTTCATCTGTTTCTTGTGTCTGCAAATCTGCCTTCTGCCTCATTTTATGTTTAGCTAGCTATTTGTGTTGCGTATTGCTAATCATAATGTTGCATCGAACGAATTAATCATCGACTTTTTACGTTCATGTTCATATTTCTGTTTGTCGATAAAGTTGAGGAGTAGTTTCTCTCTTTGTTTAATCCAGCTCTCCATCCTGTCTTTCACTAAAAGAACCCACTCCAGTGAATTATCCTGTACTATTTAACTGAGCAATAAGCCCGTCTAGCTCAGTTGGTAGAGCGCAAGGCTCTTAACCTTGTGGTCGTGGGTTCGAGCCCCACGGTGGGCGTttgctttttgttttttcactCATTTTTCCCGCCGGTGAAGTCTGGCGCCAAAACCTGCAGCAGAATATGAACTTGGCCTATTCTATTGCTCTCTACAAAGCCAGCCCTTGTCTACTTCCATTCGCTTCTAAATTCTCACATTCAAACCAAAACCCCAAAGCAAGCGCTACTTCTTTTTCGCCACTTGTACGAGTACAACGTCAAACCCAATTATCTCACTTTCTCTTTGCTCCTCAAAGCCTGCACATCTTCTCCCTCATATTTTAATTCAGAAAATGCCGATATAGAAGTGAATCAGATTCATACCCACTTGGTAAAATCGGGTGTCGACCGGTATCTCTATGTGGGCACAGCTCTTCTTGATCTTTACATGAAACTCGGGCGGGGCGAGAAATGCTCAGAAGCTGTTCGATGATTTTCCTGAGGGAGATGCTGTCTCTTGGAATGCGGGGTTTTGAGAATTGGTCATCACTCCAAAGCATTAGAACTCTTTGTTCAAATGTGTAGAGAGGGATTTAGTCCGGACCATACGACTTTGGTTAGTTTGGTGCCGTCTTGCGGTAGGCATGAGTTGGCTTTCCAGGGTAAATCTGTTCATGGATTTGGAATTAAGGCTGGCCTTGTTTGGATTCGCAAGTAAAGAATGCACTTACCTCGATGTATGCGAAATGTGGAGATCTGGAAGCGGCAGAGGTCTTGTTTGAAGAGATTGGTGACAAAGGTGTGGATTCTTGGAATACTATGATCGGTGCTTATGACCGAAATGGTTGCTTTGATGAGGCAATGCGTGTGTTTAAACGAACGCGAGAGGAAAATGTGCATTGCAATCTGGTGACCATGGTGAGCCTTCTGTCGGCAAATGCTGATCCAGAGTCTGCTCATTGTCATGGCATTAAGACCGGTCTTGTAAGTAATGCTTCTGTGATTACTTCACTAATTTGTGAATACGCAACACACGGCAATACAGAATTCGGAGAACTGCTTTTCATTGCCGCAGCTTTGGTTTCTCTAACTGCACTAATTTCTGGTTATGCTGAGAGAGGTAAAATGGTTCAGGTGATTGAATGTTTTTCTGGCTTGCAGCAATTAGACATGAAAGTAGATGCAGTGGCTGCGGTTAGTATCCTCCATGGGATAAAGCACTCTGCTGACTTTGGGCTTGGACTTGCTTTTCATGGTTATGGATTGAAGACAGGGTTGGCCGCAGATTCTTTGGTTGTAAATGGGTTGATCAGCATGTACTCTCGGTCTGACAAGTTTAGAGTATGCGATCTCCTTATCCTATGAGACGCGTGAAAAACATGTGGTTACTTGGAATTCTTTGATATCAGGCTGCGTTCAAACTGGAAGGTCAAGTGAATGAGTGATGCCCTGGAGTTGTTATCTCAAATGCACATGTCTGGATGTAGTCCTGATTCCATTACTATCTCTAGTTTACTATCTGGTTGTTGCCAACTTGAGTACCTGAAATATGTGGAGGCACTTCATGCTTGTGTACTAAGAAGAAACTTTGAAGCAAAAGATTTTGTCGGAACCGCTCTTATATACTTGTACACCAAGTGCGGAAGAATAGAGAAGGCTGAAATTGCATTCAAGAGTATAAAAGAACCATGCTTGGTAACATGGAACTCAATGATCTCAGCTTATGGCTTATACGGGTTAGAACATAAAGCTCTTGCATGCTTCTCCGAAATGCAATAGCAAGGGCTGAAGCCTgataaaatcacatttttagcAATATTAGCTGTTTGTACACATGGAGTTCTTGTTCAGCAAGGAAAAACAGATTTCCAAATGATGAAGGGGAAGTTCAATATAAAGCCAGGTCTACAACACTGTGCTTGCATGGTCACTCTCTTAGGCCATGCTGGTTTGCTCGACGAGGCATTGATGTGATTTCGCGGTTTGGGGAGCTCTGCTGAATGCTTGAAGCTAGGGGAGTACATAGCCAAAAAGCTGTTCTTCTTAGACAGTAAAAACGGCGGCTTCCTCGTGCTGATGTCAAATCTCTGTGCAGCTAAAGGAAGGTGGGAAGACGTAGCAAGAGTGAGGGAGATGATGAGAGTGGCCGGAGGTGATGACTGTACAGGAATTAGTGTGATTGAGATGACTTGAGCAAGTGAACTGAAGTGATAACCCAAATGTGGGCTTTTAATGGGCTCATACAAGGCTGGTTCAGGCCCATATAGGAATGTACCTAATCTTTAGGTCACTTCATAAACCCTAAAAAGAAGCCAAAAAAACCGCAAAAGCGCTCCCATTTCAAAATTTGAACTTTGGTTCTCCCCAATagtcatcttcttcctcagaTCTTCAAGCCCTAATTTTCTTGAACTCTGAAAATGGGTGGAGCTCACAGCCGCGAAGATCTCGAGCTCATAGACTCAgacgaagaagaggaggagaatTTCCAGGACGCCGAGGAGAAGATTCAGAGGTCGGCGGAGAAGGGGCCCAAAACGCCGGCGTCGGTGGACGACGTGGAGGCCAAGCTCAAGGCTTTGAAGCTGAAATACGCCTCAGCGTCGAAGCAGACTCCGAATCTGAAGAACGCGGTGAAGCTGTACCTCCACGTCGGCGGGAACACGCCGAAAGCGAAATGGGTAACCTCTGAGAAACTCACCTCGTACTGTTTTCGCAAGACGTGTAGAATGGaggttggtgatgatgatgaagaagaagaagaagaggaggaggaggatgaggaGAGGGAGGATTCGTGGTGGGTGTTGAGGGTGGGGATGAAGATTAGGGTTAAGGTTGGGGCTGAGATGCAGTTGAAGATGTTTGGGAGGGAGCGGCGTGTCGATTTTGTAGCCCGGGGAGTTTGGGCCATGAAGTTCTTTACTGAGGAGGATTACAGGGTGTTTGTTGCTAAGTATACTGATTGTATGTTTGAGAATACTTATGGATACGAGGCAAATGAGCAGAATAAGGTGAA from Argentina anserina chromosome 2, drPotAnse1.1, whole genome shotgun sequence carries:
- the LOC126783615 gene encoding LOW QUALITY PROTEIN: thioredoxin-like 4, chloroplastic (The sequence of the model RefSeq protein was modified relative to this genomic sequence to represent the inferred CDS: deleted 1 base in 1 codon; substituted 3 bases at 3 genomic stop codons), with product MQRQIVLYSKAEASLNFGSKPIIRSPYEIPISFPDRTHFRLCPRMKITGWEVSKFCHGFRAMKKIRVADENQGELSDEDDDLCPVECVREFYTDEEFFKILDTAKERNSLVVVDFYRTSCGSCKYIEQGFSKLCKRAGEVSYLISIRSCXTFFLQLNTXFXRNLLQVIDEYDEQSEVADRLRIKTVPLFHFYRDGVLLEAFPTRDKERIIAAIRKYTSPPTSELI
- the LOC126783616 gene encoding sterol carrier protein 2, translated to MGSKDELKSEALLEQMKQHLATDKKIGLVYQINIAPKKIGFNQVIYTIDLKRGEVKKGAYEGGKADAAFSFKDDDFVKIALGKMNPQIAFMRGGKGSMSAATKFTPDIFPKPSKM
- the LOC126783605 gene encoding LOW QUALITY PROTEIN: pentatricopeptide repeat-containing protein At2g04860-like (The sequence of the model RefSeq protein was modified relative to this genomic sequence to represent the inferred CDS: inserted 7 bases in 5 codons; deleted 4 bases in 3 codons; substituted 2 bases at 2 genomic stop codons); translation: MNLAYSIXLSTKPALVYFHSLLNSHIQTKTPKQALLLFRHLYEYNVKPNYLTFSLLLKACTSSPSYFNSENADIEVNQIHTHLVKSGVDRYLYVGTALLDLYMKLGGARNAQKLFDDFPEGDAVSWXCGVLRIGHHSKALELFVQMCREGFSPDHTTLVSLVPSCGRHELAFQGKSVHGFGIKAGLXLDSQVKNALTSMYAKCGDLEAAEVLFEEIGDKGVDSWNTMIGAYDRNGCFDEAMRVFKRTREENVHCNLVTMVSLLSANADPESAHCHGIKTGLVSNASVITSLICEYATHGNTEFGELLFIAAALVSLTALISGYAERGKMVQVIECFSGLQQLDMKVDAVAAVSILHGIKHSADFGLGLAFHGYGLKTGLAADSLVVNGLISMYSRSDKLEYAISLSYETREKHVVTWNSLISGCVQTGRSXMSDALELLSQMHMSGCSPDSITISSLLSGCCQLEYLKYVEALHACVLRRNFEAKDFVGTALIYLYTKCGRIEKAEIAFKSIKEPCLVTWNSMISAYGLYGLEHKALACFSEMQXQGLKPDKITFLAILAVCTHGVLVQQGKTDFQMMKGKFNIKPGLQHCACMVTLLGHAGLLDEALMXDFAVWGALLNAXKLGEYIAKKLFFLDSKNGGFLVLMSNLCAAKGRWEDVARVREMMRVAGGDDCTGISVIEMT